The sequence NNNNNNNNNNNNNNNNNNNNNNNNNNNNNNNNNNNNNNNNNNNNNNNNNNNNNNNNNNNNNNNNNNNNNNNNNNNNNNNNNNNNNNNNNNNNNNNNNNNNNNNNNNNNNNNNNNNNNNNNNNNNNNNNNNNNNNNNNNNNNNNNNNNNNNNNNNNNNNNNNNNNNNNNNNNNNNNNNNNNNNNNNNNNNNNNNNNNNNNNNNNNNNNNNNNNNNNNNNNNNNNNNNNTTACTATTATATCTctttctaaatatttttttctctacatCTAATCATTCAGGAAAGAAGATGTTAGAATAACCCTGTGGGGAAATACTGCAAAAACTTTTGATTCCCAAGCTTTACAACAATTGACATCACCAATATTTGCAGCTTTTACAAGCCTGAAAGTTAAACAATTTCAAGGTATCcaatttattttcactttttcctattttttatacttcatttcaaataaaaacaaatctaatttattatttatcaataTGTAGGGAAAATTGTTCTGAACAATAGTGTCTCCAcattaatttttatcaatCCAGATATACAAGAATTGGCGGCCTACAAAACGATGTATGAATTGTTATCATTTTTATTCTAACATATACCTTTGTTTCCCCATTTTCCTAAATTAAcacctcttttttattatataaaaataacaataaccACAGCTTTAATGACTCCACACATGCCATTAAAATGATGCCTTCTTCCGCCACTCAACTAATGACACCTCAACATTTAGAAGCTGCTAAAAAGCTATATGTCCAAGAGTTAAATGTTCTTGATCCAGAGACACATAAGGTACATACAttaacttctttctttgatctctttattattcatattttaacatacaatttcacagattatttaaactaattttcactttattcttctcttatcactatatattttataattttttttgctatattaatatatatttttaaaatatgttttagGACACTCCCATTTTATGCAGAGCAGCTATTACGCGTTTTGACACACGTAATGGTTGGTGGTATAAAGCATGTCCATCTTGCTTTAAACAACTTAGAACTGCTGCCCACCGTGATGAACTTTTGTGCCCAAAACACAATAATCAAATTCCTCTCCCTTGGTAATACAAATCTCaacaatttgtttcattttatttttccataatttaaacacaattattataaattattaaaacattACATATATTTTACATACAGGTTCAAAGTGAGCTTGGTGCTTGAAGATTCAACTGATGAAACTAATGCCATCATAATTGGAAGACCAGCAGAACaactatttaaaatttcttgcaATGAATTGGTTGTTCAAAGAGGTTTTACTGACCAA is a genomic window of Prunus dulcis unplaced genomic scaffold, ALMONDv2, whole genome shotgun sequence containing:
- the LOC117613670 gene encoding uncharacterized protein LOC117613670; translation: MMPSSATQLMTPQHLEAAKKLYVQELNVLDPETHKDTPILCRAAITRFDTRNGWWYKACPSCFKQLRTAAHRDELLCPKHNNQIPLPWFKVSLVLEDSTDETNAIIIGRPAEQLFKISCNELVVQRGFTDQQQLPDVILQTRGQVKIFQLQFGSMRSDFNRNDLLIQAIFDDTMPLIEPTPQSSYKSLAAHDTENIGAQMVPPITPLLSKQIPSASSTSSADASITEVTPISKKRYRDAVKRALFTFRPSKKAKRLELI